A genomic segment from Glycine soja cultivar W05 chromosome 20, ASM419377v2, whole genome shotgun sequence encodes:
- the LOC114403401 gene encoding uncharacterized protein LOC114403401 isoform X1 — MGVSFCFTVGWVGTKGEAEETQKKMAEHGRVMANCVYAPNPYHECTEACVQRIKEAKPGKPSKTKKVFKDYRRSVTDGELGKKMKEEKRRPSGCPKASNPYHVCDEYCQKADSGTMSLNFDRRKKVGSKPELPVLDSVPPSKIGAIYLSDASSPLSNYSEKTKEESKSNEIIPVSGEIHVQDVMPTNHKVQSKHNGDKNASPKVVPITSVDDTGCLTKPDGGSMNFCLSGLHDNEDSDGGETESVVSESRVPVGKYHVKESFAPILRSIFEKYGDIGASCHLESVVMRSYYVECVCFVVQELQSTPIMQLAKSKIMELMAILKDVESAQLRVAWLRNIVDEIAENIELIDEHCMAEMAKANSDREMETLNKELESNLESLAQKEQEVTDIKTRIEEIREHLSELELKSSDLAKNILSIKSKVDNLDSKSLLDELV; from the exons ATGGGTGTCTCTTTCTGCT TCACAGTTGGGTGGGTTGGTACCAAAGGTGAGGCAGAGGAGACTCAGAAAAAGATGGCTGAACACGGAAGAGTTATGGCAAACTGTGTATATGCTCCCAATCCCTACCATGAATGCACGGAGGCTTGCGTGCAAAGAATCAAGGAAGCCAAGCCTGGCAAGCCATCTAAAACTAAAAAGG ttttcaaagaTTATCGCAGAAGTGTTACAGATGGTGAACTTGGCAaaaagatgaaagaagaaaaacgcAGGCCCTCAGGTTGCCCTAAAGCGTCTAATCCTTACCATGTCTGTGATGAATATTGCCAGAAGGCTGATTCAG GTACCATGTCTTTAAACTTTGACAGGAGGAAGAAGGTTGGTTCAAAGCCAGAACTCCCCGTTCTTGACAGTGTTCCACCCTCAAAAATTGGGGCTATTTATCTCTCTGATGCTTCATCACCTTTATCAAATTATTCTGAAAAGACAAAGGAGGAGTCAAAAAGCAATGAGATCATACCAGTTTCTGGAGAAATACATGTCCAAGATGTCATG CCTACCAATCACAAGGTCCAATCAAAGCACAATGGGGACAAAAATGCTTCACCAAAAGTTGTTCCAATCACCTCTGTTGATGACACGGGATGTCTTACTAAACCAGATGGTGGATCCatgaatttttgtttgtctGGTCTCCATGATAATGAAGACAGTGATGGAGGGGAGACTGAGTCTGTGGTTTCTGAGTCGCGTGTCCCGGTTGGAAAATACCACGTGAAGGAAAGCTTTGCTCCCATCCTGAGATCCATCTTTGAAAAGTATGGGGACATAGGAGCAAGCTGCCACTTGGAATCAGTTGTTATGCGGTCATATTATGTCGAGTGTGTGTGCTTTGTGGTCCAAGAGCTACAATCTACCCCAATAATGCAATTGGCAAAGTCTAAAATCATGGAATTGATGGCTATTCTTAAGGATGTAGAATCTGCTCAGCTTCGCGTGGCCTGGTTGCGGAACATAGTTGATGAAATTGCTGAAAACATTGAACTCATTGATGAGCACTGCATGGCGGAGATGGCAAAGGCTAACTCTGATCGTGAAATGGAAACATTGAACAAAGAGCTGGAATCAAATCTGGAAAGTTTGGCTCAGAAAGAACAAGAGGTAACTGATATCAAAACAAGAATTGAAGAGATCAGAGAGCATTTAAGCGAGCTTGAGCTGAAGTCTTCTGATTTGGCCAAGAACATCTTGTCAATCAAGTCCAAGGTTGATAATTTAGACAGCAAATCCTTGCTAGATGAACTAGTTTAA
- the LOC114403401 gene encoding uncharacterized protein LOC114403401 isoform X2 — translation MAEHGRVMANCVYAPNPYHECTEACVQRIKEAKPGKPSKTKKVFKDYRRSVTDGELGKKMKEEKRRPSGCPKASNPYHVCDEYCQKADSGTMSLNFDRRKKVGSKPELPVLDSVPPSKIGAIYLSDASSPLSNYSEKTKEESKSNEIIPVSGEIHVQDVMPTNHKVQSKHNGDKNASPKVVPITSVDDTGCLTKPDGGSMNFCLSGLHDNEDSDGGETESVVSESRVPVGKYHVKESFAPILRSIFEKYGDIGASCHLESVVMRSYYVECVCFVVQELQSTPIMQLAKSKIMELMAILKDVESAQLRVAWLRNIVDEIAENIELIDEHCMAEMAKANSDREMETLNKELESNLESLAQKEQEVTDIKTRIEEIREHLSELELKSSDLAKNILSIKSKVDNLDSKSLLDELV, via the exons ATGGCTGAACACGGAAGAGTTATGGCAAACTGTGTATATGCTCCCAATCCCTACCATGAATGCACGGAGGCTTGCGTGCAAAGAATCAAGGAAGCCAAGCCTGGCAAGCCATCTAAAACTAAAAAGG ttttcaaagaTTATCGCAGAAGTGTTACAGATGGTGAACTTGGCAaaaagatgaaagaagaaaaacgcAGGCCCTCAGGTTGCCCTAAAGCGTCTAATCCTTACCATGTCTGTGATGAATATTGCCAGAAGGCTGATTCAG GTACCATGTCTTTAAACTTTGACAGGAGGAAGAAGGTTGGTTCAAAGCCAGAACTCCCCGTTCTTGACAGTGTTCCACCCTCAAAAATTGGGGCTATTTATCTCTCTGATGCTTCATCACCTTTATCAAATTATTCTGAAAAGACAAAGGAGGAGTCAAAAAGCAATGAGATCATACCAGTTTCTGGAGAAATACATGTCCAAGATGTCATG CCTACCAATCACAAGGTCCAATCAAAGCACAATGGGGACAAAAATGCTTCACCAAAAGTTGTTCCAATCACCTCTGTTGATGACACGGGATGTCTTACTAAACCAGATGGTGGATCCatgaatttttgtttgtctGGTCTCCATGATAATGAAGACAGTGATGGAGGGGAGACTGAGTCTGTGGTTTCTGAGTCGCGTGTCCCGGTTGGAAAATACCACGTGAAGGAAAGCTTTGCTCCCATCCTGAGATCCATCTTTGAAAAGTATGGGGACATAGGAGCAAGCTGCCACTTGGAATCAGTTGTTATGCGGTCATATTATGTCGAGTGTGTGTGCTTTGTGGTCCAAGAGCTACAATCTACCCCAATAATGCAATTGGCAAAGTCTAAAATCATGGAATTGATGGCTATTCTTAAGGATGTAGAATCTGCTCAGCTTCGCGTGGCCTGGTTGCGGAACATAGTTGATGAAATTGCTGAAAACATTGAACTCATTGATGAGCACTGCATGGCGGAGATGGCAAAGGCTAACTCTGATCGTGAAATGGAAACATTGAACAAAGAGCTGGAATCAAATCTGGAAAGTTTGGCTCAGAAAGAACAAGAGGTAACTGATATCAAAACAAGAATTGAAGAGATCAGAGAGCATTTAAGCGAGCTTGAGCTGAAGTCTTCTGATTTGGCCAAGAACATCTTGTCAATCAAGTCCAAGGTTGATAATTTAGACAGCAAATCCTTGCTAGATGAACTAGTTTAA
- the LOC114402970 gene encoding glycerate dehydrogenase HPR, peroxisomal, giving the protein MAKPVSIEVWNPSGKYRVVSTKPMPGTRWINLLVQNDVRLEICTEKKTILSVEDIIALIGDKCDGVIGQLTEDWGEQLFSTLSKAGGKAFSNMAVGYNNVDVDAANKYGVAVGNTPGVLTETTAELAASLSLAAARRIVEADEFMRAGLYDGWLPHLFVGNLLKGQTVGVIGAGRIGSAYARMMVEGFKMNLIYYDLYQSTRLEKFITAYATFLKASGETPVTWKRAATMDEVLQEADIISLHPVLDKTTYHLVNKERLAKMKKEAILINCSRGPVIDEAALVEHLKQNPMFRVGLDVFEEEPYMKPGLAELKNAIVVPHIASASKWTREGMATLAALNVLGKIKGYPVWFDANRVEPFLNENAQPPAASPSIVNAKALGLPTSKL; this is encoded by the exons ATGGCCAAGCCAGTGTCCATTGAGGTATGGAACCCAAGTGGCAAATACAGAGTTGTTAGCACCAAACCAATGCCTGGAACTCGTTGGATCAATCTTCTCGTTCAAAATGATGTTCGCCTTGAA ATATGTACCGAGAAGAAAACGATTCTGTCAGTTGAAGACATCATTGCTTTGATTGGTGATAAGTGCGATGGAGTTATTGGACAG CTGACTGAAGACTGGGGAGAACAGTTGTTCTCTACTTTGAGCAAAGCCGGAGGCAAAGCTTTCAGTAACATGGCTGTTGGTTATAACAACGTGGATGTTGATGCTGCAAACAAGTATGGTGTTGCTGTTGGAAATACTCCT GGAGTGCTCACTGAGACAACAGCTGAGTTGGCAGCTTCATTGTCTTTGGCAGCTGCTAGAAGGATAGTTGAGGCAGATGAGTTCATGAGGGCAGGATTATATGATGGATGGCTACCTCAtct ATTTGTTGGAAACTTGCTCAAGGGACAAACTGTTGGTGTAATTGGAGCTGGTCGAATTGGATCCGCTTATGCAAGAATGATG GTTGAAGGGTTCAAGATGAACCTAATTTACTATGATCTCTACCAGTCCACACGACTAGAAAAGTTTATCACAG CCTATGCTACATTCTTGAAAGCAAGTGGTGAAACCCCCGTGACTTGGAAAAGGGCAGCAACCATGGATGAGGTCCTCCAGGAGGCAGATATA ATTAGTCTTCATCCTGTCTTGGATAAAACCACTTATCATCTAGTCAACAAGGAAAGACTAGCTAAGATGAAGAAG GAAGCAATTCTTATAAACTGCAGTAGAGGACCTGTTATTGATGAAGCTGCACTTGTGGAGCATTTAAAACAGAACCCGATGTTTCGAGTAGGCCTTGACGTGTTTGAG gaaGAGCCCTACATGAAACCCGGGCTTGCAGAGTTGAAGAATGCCATTGTGGTACCCCACATTGCATCTGCCTCCaag TGGACTCGTGAGGGAATGGCTACACTAGCAGCTCTAAACGTGCTG GGGAAGATCAAAGGGTACCCAGTTTGGTTTGATGCCAATAGGGTTGAACCATTCCTCAATGAGAATGCTCAACCACCAGCTGCATCCCCAAGCATTGTTAATGCAAAAGCTCTGG GTTTGCCAACTTCAAAGCTATAA
- the LOC114402971 gene encoding pre-mRNA-splicing factor syf2-like encodes MSDERAVHPDCRNASNPYHECSDYCFRVIAEAKIRSQQQESEVGQASGGNNSKQAIPDESYVEKEIHNGRPDLEANSDSDPDQPAVQEAEQEVDYTKLSARQKKWMELRAKMQEAKKRNQIEIAAEKKRMEAPTESRGVSKQKWLEDRKKKIGKLLDANGLDMTKAYMLDTQEAAEEKYKKWEKDPAPFGWDVFNQKTLYNAYKKRTKNVEVDVEEYNRMKEADPEFYRDASSLQYGKAPKISEEKIDRMVRELKDRDEKRNSFSRRRRFHEEKDIDSINDRNEHFNKKIERAFGKYTLEIKNNLERGTALPD; translated from the exons ATGTCTGATGAACGAGCAGTGCATCCTGATTGCCGGAATGCTAGTAACCCTTATCATGAATGTAGTGATTACTGTTTTAGAGTAATAGCTGAAGCCAAAATTAGGTCACAACAACAGGAATCAG AAGTTGGACAAGCTAGTGGTGGAAACAACTCTAAGCAAGCCATCCCAGATGAATCCTATGTGGAAAAGGAAATACACAATGGCAGACCCGATCTTGAAGCAAACTCTGATAGTGATCCTGACCAGCCTGCTGTGCAGGAAGCAGAGCAAGAGGTTGACTACACAAAACTTTCTGCGAGACAGAAAAAGTGGATGGAGTTGAGAGCCAAGATG CAAGAAGCAAAAAAGCGTAATCAAATTGAAATAGCTGCTGAGAAAAAGAGGATGGAAGCTCCAACCGAGTCTAGGGGTGTTTCTAAACAGAAGTGGCTCGAGGATAGGAAGAAAAAGATTGGAAAACTTCTTGATGCAAATGGATTGGATATGACAAAGGCATATATGCTTGACACACAGGAGGCAGCAGaagaaaaatacaagaaatgGGAGAAGGATCCTGCTCCATTTGGGTGGGACg tcTTTAATCAGAAGACATTATACAATGCATACAAAAAGCGGACCAAGAATGTTGAAGTCGATGTAGAAGAATATAATAGAATGAAAGAAGCTGATCCAGAGTTTTACCGTGATGCTTCAAGTCTCCAGTATGGAAAG GCACCAAAAATCTCAGAGGAGAAGATTGATAGGATGGTACGGGAGCTAAAGGATAGGGATGAGAAGCGCAACTCTTTTAGCAGGAGAAGACGCTTCCATGAAGAGAAAGATATTGACTCAATCAATGACCGTAATGAGCATTTCAACAAGAAGATTGAGCGAGCCTTTGGTAAATACACGCTGGAGATTAAAAATAACCTTGAGCGAGGAACTGCATTGCCTGACTAA